Genomic DNA from Candoia aspera isolate rCanAsp1 chromosome 14, rCanAsp1.hap2, whole genome shotgun sequence:
ctatctgcaATGAGAAATGACTTCTGGTCATGATCTGCTGGACTTAAAAAGGGAGCCCAAATCCTATAGTCGGCAGCTGGCTGCCTAGATGCCATGAACTGCCCACATTTCTTGCCCCTTCCAGCTCCACTCACTTGTGCATCAACTCGGACTCCCATCTCAGCAAGAGCTGCTTCTCGTGGATCAGTTTGAACCATTCCACCATCAGGACATCTTCGGAATCGTCTGTACAAAAGATCCAAAAAGCCAGAAGGGACCACACTAAACATTACCCATCTCAAAGAACCTCAGACGGACCCTGAAAGGTGGGCCAcgtagggaaaaaaaaccccagcacCCGCCTTTGCAGCAGACACTTTTGCATAAtttggaaaagaagaagaaaaagaagggaaaggtggAAGCCACATACTCCTGCCTTCCTGGCCCCCATGAGGGCTAGAAGCTTGTGCCTTTCCAAACCTCTTTTTAAGAGAAGATGAGAAAGCACAAGGATTTTGACAAGGCCGTGGGGCCCGCCTCACCTCCCTCGCAACCCCGCAGCTGTTTCTCCAGAGAGATCCCCTTCTGCTCCAGCCTGTCCAGGTCCCTCTCAATCCTCTGGACTTCCTTCTGGATCTCTTCCTCGGGAACATAATCCGGGTGGCGCTGAAAGGCACCGAAGAACCAAAGACACTCATTTCACCACCCTGAGCTCACAGCAGGAAATAAAAGTTCGGCCTCACCCCAATCTGCAAGGTGGGCTGGCACCTCGGTTTTAGTCTGTAGCCCACCTGGGTGGGAGAGAGCGCTTGATCGCTTGGAGGCTTCCTGAAGGTTCCCGGAGCAGATGGCTGgtctggaaaaaaaagggggagaaattCATTTGCTGGCCCAAGGGCATCTTGGTTCCCAACCGATCCAGGGGTTGAAATTCAGCTCCGCTCTTGACCTCCAGAGTCCTGCTGGACAATCGTTTTCccgggccttccagatgttgctgaactacaattcccagcatccctcagtgatggccatgctggctggggctgatgagAACTGTAGTCCAGCAATGTCAGAGGCTgtagctcccccccaccccagaaatgATAAGAGAGACTGACCGGTGGCAACCACTTTTTTTGACAGGTTCCTCCTCCCCGCTTGGGCCGTTGATGGGTGAGATTCCCACGGCTGCTTCACTGTCTGCCAGCTGCTGGAGACATCAAGCTGGGGCACCAACAGTTTCTTCTTCTGTGGTTGAAAAGCCAGAGGCACTtccaaggaaagaagaaaaaagctctTAGGGCCGATTTGTGCAGAACAGGGAAAACCCAACTTCTGAGCGTTGACCTCGAGTTCAGACCCAAGATCATTCTCAAGAAGGACATGGCTGGGACCAGACAAGGTGGCCACCATCAGGTCCCATCAGGCAGGCAAAGACAGAGGAACCATGTCCCTCACTGTAGTCCGAGCTACTGGGAGTTCTCTCCCCTTCACAAGGACTAGATTCTTGATCGAAGGGTTTTGAAAGCCTGCGACTGTTCCTTTGGCCCAGTTCCTGCCAAAGCAGGGCTATTCGTACCAGCTTTGGGAACCGCTGGGGAGACAACAGAAAGAGAGGGCTTTTTGTCTTTCTGTCCCGGCTTCACCTCTTTGTTGATCACCACCTTGTGAACATCCTCAGATTTTGGAGAAGTCTTGGTTTCAACCTGGTGGGGGAGTCTGCAGAAAAGGAGAGAAGCTGGAGGCAGGGGCAGGCACCGACCGACATTCTGTGCCAAGGCAGGCAGAATTTTGCAGCCCGGGCTGGCCTTTGCAAATCCAACCACACataatttgataaagaaataaataactaaagaTATTTGATTCTGCAGAGAGAGAGCTCTTCCCCCCATGCCCCACAGCCCCAGAGGATGAAATCTACCCATTCATTCCCTGTGTGCGTGTTCTGGAGTCTTAAAAACCGAGAGCATCTTTTCCCTTTGGCAAAAGGATGAAAGCCGGTTTTCGCAGGAGGGGGAATTCAGGTCTGGCGCCCGCCCAGGGTGGCTGTGCCAAAGGCCGCCGGAATCGAAATGAGATTGGAAGGggttgaaatgaaagaaatgcattttGACCTCCAACTTACTCCAGTCCTAACCCAGCAGTGATAAAGAGTAAATATGACACCTTTAATTTGCAAAGCAGAGACTCCACTCCTTAGATCTAATATCACAGAGGAAATCCAAGGTTGGAGCTGGGggcaaaatttaattttttatttaattgatttatacaGCCATCCAGTCAGCAGACTATTGAAATGCAGACAAGGTGAAGACCCATGGAAAACATTCCCTGAGCATCAGGGAATGAATTGCCTCACACACCCCATGTGCATGATATGCAGCAtgtgccacccgttgcaatacaggtagtcctcaacttacgaccacaattgggactgggacttccattgctaagcgaggtggttgttaaatgagtcacgcctgattttatgacctttctgccacatcattaagtgaatcaccacagtcgataagcgaatctggcttcccccattgactttgcttgtcggaagctggctggtaaggtggcaaatggcaatcacgtgaccgcagggacgctgcaacggttgtaagtgtgaggaccagttgcgaCTCctcacacttacacacacacttaCGCACACACTTTTGCAGCACTGTcctaacttcgaacagttgctaaacaaacggtcataagtcaaggactacctgtatccagcgcatgcaaaaacaaaaatgggaggCAACCTGGTTCCCTTCAGAAGTCTGGCATTCCAACCCCCATCTGCCAAAGCCAGCAACCCCAAAGAACTACGGGAGGTATAGCCCAACATGTGTGGAACTTCACCTCTAGATAGTGGTGTGCATGGTGGTGGGACCAAAATCTGCAACATGGTGGCTGCAGCATCACAGCTGAACCCCTGCTCCTTCTGTACGTGCGTGGATGTTGCTTCAGTCTCAACCCCGCACCTGCCATCTTGCAAGCACACCCAGGCCCCGTGGACACCCATGTCTGTCCTAAATTTAGATACAGGGCTCTGTTTTGAAATGCACAGACTCAGCCTGTGTAACAGGTTACCGCAGTgaagcattttgttttcctgaaaaGAAACCCTCTTCTTGGTACTCACTTGACCGGCTTCAGCCTTGATCGCCAATCCTCTGGGCTCCCCAGTTTCTCCTCTACCACATTGGCACTTCTCGCTGAAGGAGAAACACGCAAAGGAGGGTGAGCCCTAAAGCAGCTTTCAAGGTTCTGCACCACTCCCCCTCCTGAGTCCCATCCACAGCTTGGAGTGAGCGAATTACGGGGTGGGTGTGCAAATGTGCCTATTCTGCAAAAAGCATGCAGCTTACAGAACCGAGGTCCTTGAGCTTTATTGTTAAAAAAGGGGTAGAATTGTGTCCGTTTGCTGCTTCTATCAATCTCATCCAGATGTTTCAGAATGCAATTCCAAGGGGGGGTGAAGGGGAAGGattttggcaatttttttttcttttaaaaaaaatgagctgcCATCTTGAACCCAGTTCCCTATTTCAGTCCCCTGCAATAAAGACAGGTGGTGGAACGACAGCAATGATGTGGCACGAAGAAACGAAGGAGAAATGAACTTCCCATCTGAACTACGGAAAACTGGAAAGAAGGCGCTTCAGTCCACCTGCTTTTTCCAAACCTGATGCACTAAGGGGATTGTGAAGCAGGCTGCTGGTACAACGGGTTAAGCTAACCCCCTAAATCAGCTGACCCAAGAAGGGTGTGAACCCAGGGCAGACAAAAATAaagttgttggtttgttttttttaagtaaaagaaaaaaaaaacttttggggAACATTTTTCCATGCAGAGGGCAGGAATGTATCTGAATaaaaaaagatgaagcatttgcTTTATACACTAGGCCCCTTCTAGAAATGAAATCTCCATCTTTTACTAAATACCCAGAAAAGTTTCAGCTTATATCATACACAGGGATGACACGAGGCCATTTTATGAGAAATGATGCTTGCAGAATCTTTCCAACCAGTGTTtaaacactacaggtagtccttgacttagaaccatttgtttagtgactgttcgaagttacaacaggctgaaaaaagtgacttacaaccggtcctcacacttacaaccatcacagtgtccccgcagtcatgtgatcaaaatttgtgcATGTGGAAACCGGCATGGATTTACgagggttgcagcatcccaggatcacgtgattgccatttgtgaccttcccagatggcttttgacaagcaaaatcaatgggggaagccagattcattgaatgactgcagcaaaaaagattgtaaagtTGGGcgcgactcacttaatgaccgcatcacttagcgacataAATCCCAGCcctaattgtggtcgtaagttgaggactacctgtaactagcGTTTAAATCATTCCATTGCATCTCCTTGACCAGGGATTTAAATCATGATTTGAACCCAATCCATCATGGACACATTGATGGCAATTTCCTACCTTTAGCAACTTTTGTGTCTGATTTGCGCCCAGAGTTGACAGATGGGCCAAGGGACCGATCCTTGGCTTTGTTCTGGGGGTCAGCCCTGACTCCCACTTTGTAGCTCGGATCCTTGGGGAGATTCGCAACCGGATGGTGTGTTTCTGTCACTCCTGCAGCTTCTGCGAAGGCTGGCTTGTTCAAGGGCCTGCTGACCAGGAAATTCTGGGGCTGTGGGCTCCGGGAGCCGGAGCTGCCAGGAGGCAACGGGTTGCTGCAGAGAAAAGATGGTTATTCGCTTCTGGGCTGCGCTAAGCCCCCACGGACCAGGGAGGCCCTGGGGGAGGCAGAACGTGACCCCCCCCCTGCAAGAGCAGGGCTTCTTCtcctttactgatttttttttaaaaaggcaggctaTCTAGTCCTCATGATGTTTTAATGCCCTGGGAGTTCTATTTGAGTAGATGCAACTTGTTTTATCCTCTGATGCCAGGCCTTGGCACAAGGTTTTAATTTACATTGCTCCATGCTGCCtgctcttgtgtgtgtgtgtgtgtgtgtgtgtgtgtgtgttgtaacgGGCACCCACTGGATCATTGTGGCATCTTCTCTCCTGTACCCATGGGGCAGGTTCCTCCACAGACCTGGGAAACCCACCCCTGTGGCTTCGGGGCACCTTCTGGGCTGTCCTAACCGCTTCCCCAAGTATTATAATCATTGGACCCCCCAGTAAACCTATCCATAAAACTCTAAAGAGACGAATTTGGGTTTGTCAATTCCAGGGCGCATCCCCAAACTCCCCCACTTTCAAACTTAAATCGGTGATTGAAAGAACTGCCAAAGTGATGCTAAAGGCTCACCCCTTGGATGCCACGGATCTGGGCGAAGCGGAGCCAACTGCTCCCGGCTGGCTGGTCGAAGGCTGAGGTCCCGGTAACACTCGGCTGAGGATGCTCCGCGCTTGGTCCTTCTCGCTGTGGCTAGGGACCTGCATTCTGGACAGGGCCGTCTTCTCGGGGACTTGGGAAGGTTTGAAAGGAGAGCTGTGGTTTCTAACAGGCTCAGCTTTGCCtgcggggaagctggcagggggcGGATCTGCCTGGAAAAACTTCTCCCGCGCCTGCTGGATTTTCAACCTCGACCCTGTCGAAGGGGAAGTTGAGGGTTGATCTGCTGTTTGGTCAGGAGGATCCCACCGATGCAGACTCGGGCTGCTGGTTTTATTATTCTTGGAATCCGACGGCTCCCAAGCCGCTGGCCGGGTGGCATTGTTGTTTCGGAAGGCCCAACTCGGCTTGACCCCCGGAGACGCGGCTGGCATCGGTTCGAGTCCCATCCCAGAGTTCCCTGGAGCGGTCTTGGGAGGGTCCTTCTCCCCATGGATCTCCTGGGCAGGAGGGCCCTGGGCAGGCGCTGGTCCCGCGTGCTGGCTACAAAGGAACGCGCCTGGGCCGAGCCCGGCTGTGTAGTTCCCTCTCTGTAAAGTCCTGGAGCactctttgcacctagaaacaaGATTTCGGACCAAACATGAGCGCAGCTCTTCTCCCCTTATTGGAGCATTCGGTGCTCGGAAACGATGCAAACGAATCTCGTAGCACGGATGTCCCTCTCACGGGCAGGAAAGAGCGGTTTCGAGTCAGGCCAGCGGGAATGACGGCCAAGATGTTGCAGCATAGGGTCCTCccagttcccttcccttccctgtccTCTATTCTTCTactctcccccccatctctggggCACAGTCCGTTCCTCGCTACTTTTCCGTGTGTCTTAGGGGATTCCACCGCCATCCACGCCCCAACAGTCCTGCAAAGCTTTGAGATCCCGTCCTCCAGCCTGCCAAGAATTCTTGAGCCTCAGAAGTGTTATCTGCGGGCCTAAGGACTAGCGACTTGAGAAAACGGAGCTTGCACCAAGTCCCCCCAGCCGGGTGTCCTCCAAACCACCACTCCCTGATCCTTGGCACAAGCCGGCTTCAGGCTTAAGGGAGCCAACGGTCTGGAGAGCATCCTGGTCAGGGAAGGGAGGTGGCCAGAGGATAGACGGGCTTCTCTGCCCCTTGGGTGGACAACCCAAGACCCACACCATCTGCTTCCGTTCTCCTCCCATCGTTCACCCTCCAAGAAGCTTGGGGTGGCCGACATGATCCTCCCAACCTTGCCCATCTTCTCCTCCCCTGACACCAGTTAGGGAACCAGGACCTGAACTCAGACCTCCTCCAACGTTCTCACCTGGTGGCAGGCCATCTGCTGCTCTCTCCACACCCAGGTTCACCTAAGGCCAGAGCAGGCCTGGAGACCACCCCATTCGTACAGCATCCTTCCCCTTCCCCGAGCCAGACGCAGGGCCTACGGGGCGAGGCCAGCCCCTGACCGAGTCCTCCGGAGAGCCATACCGAAAGCAGTTTCTGTGATAAAGCTTCCCGTCCACCAGGAGGCGCTGCACCAAGTGGACGTGGGCTCCGCAGACGGCACAGTTGCTGTGAGGTGTGTTGCTCTTCTCGGCTAAGACCCGTCTCTGGGGAGGGAAGACACGCACAGGGGGATGGAAAAGGAGCGCCCCCCCAGGCAGAAGACCTTCCTAGTCCCCTCTccggatttatttgtttatcaatcaaatttgtcaccgcccacctcctccGCCAGAGTTTTGCTAAGCAGCCAAGCAGAGATTTCCAAGGAGCCCCCCAGCAGGGCACAAAAAACTTCTGATCAGCTGGCCAGACTGGGGGGGTCGTGGTTTGATTTCCTCTGAAGGCTagcctgtggggtggggtggggggctcccCACTTCCTCCCCACTGAGCATAAATCGCAAAGCTTTGCCCCCTGCCCCGccccaactttttttctttgcaggatTTTCTGAAGCTGATCTTCTTGGACTTCTTGAACAGTGCTGGCCTTTCCTCTGTtgcttttcctccccccccccttccttcttttccttcggCCTTCCTCTTCAGTTCAAGGCATTTTGCCCCACCAAGCAACTCCTGAGCCCTGCCCCGTAGACGCGAAGCACGGAGGACGACAGAGATGCAAGCAAGACTTTGGAAATGTTCACCCACTTCCTTTTCTGGATtgggtaaataaataaacgtcTCCTTCGAGTCAGGGTTGACTTTGGGTGACTTCATGTACACGTCCATTATGGGCCATGTGATAGAAAACCCACTGCCTGCCCCTGAGAGGTTTTCCCAATttctcaatctagcctacagttTTGGGagctcctggtggtctcccatccaaggatgaCCCTGATTAACTTCTTGGAAGACCAATATCCATTAATCTTGTTCTCTGTTCTGCCTCCATCACTAATTGATTACATCTAGAACAGTGGTTCTCAACTGGTGTACGGTGGCAGACAGATGTGCCCTGGGATTGTGTCTAGAGTGCCCCAAgctttttgtcttatttttttcaaaaaaaaattatacaggtagtcctcgacttacaatcgtTCATTTAACGACGGTttaaagttacgacagccttgggaaaagtgctttacgacctgtactcgcatttacgaccatcataccacccctgcagtcacatgactgcaaaaaatgtagcttgcatttacaaccagttgcagcatcctgctgtcatgtgatcccaatttgtgacctttttcgctggtttctggcaaaagacatccattggggaagctggattcacttaataaccatcataaaaatggttgtaaaatcgggtctggtcatgtggtgagtcgacttatgactgcaatgacttatgacagaaattccagttccaattatgGTCGTAAGTGGAGAACTATCTGTATTATGTATATTCTGTAGAATCCATGTATTCAATACAgagcagatattttttttaaaatcgtcTAACTTCCCCTTGAACCATGTCTTACATGTTTAAAAATAGGTATATATGATTAATAATTTTCTGGTGTGCCCCAGAGCCACTGCTTTACTCAGTATTGTGCCACAAGCTCAAGACGGTTAAGAAGCACTGATCCAGAGGATCATGGTCCTCATCCCTTAGCATCCATTATTCTGGGATGCACTATCTTGGGCCATGGAGGTTCCATTCTGGAACATCCAGCTgtcaataaacacacacacacacaccacacacacacgcagattCAGCCTCCAGGAGAAAAGGATGGTGTTTCTTACTTGGACTGGAGAGGCGTTCACCATCGGACTATGCCCCGGCGCAGCTGGTTCCGTTTTGGATTCAAGGGGAGAAGGTTGCCTTGCTGGTTTTGTGAAACTTGGGGCCGTCGGCTCAGAAATCATCTTTTTCCCAGTCGGCTGCTCGCTGGGTTGGGAAGCCGGGCGCTTGATTCCAGCCATCCCGCCAACTGTGGAAAAGCAACGGAGCTGAGATGTCAGATGCTGAGTCTTGGACCATGCATAAGAAATACATATCCGGGACACGATTGGATAGCTTAATCCTGATATGTccgccttcccaggcagaccagacaggaaacatgaccagatgagctaattctactttattgtaaggctgcattaacagaatcttgcacgtctgaaagtgcaaatctctcCCCCTGTCtcatttacagcccaagaaactagggagggtcccttctgagcctctttctcttcccattatggggaattctgggagttgaaggagtccacacaccttcaagttgccaaggttgagaaacaccactctagaAATCGAATCCAACACAGATTTTAACCATGAAGCTCATTGCCCTAATCTATCTCATTGCATTGTTTTGGCTGAGTCTAAACCTTTGTGATGAACACAGATTGCGACCTATCACCAAACCCACATATGTCTTTTATCAATAAACAGGAAATAAT
This window encodes:
- the MICALL2 gene encoding MICAL-like protein 2, giving the protein MSAIQALQLWCKQQCEGYKDVSVTNMTTSFRDGLAFCAILHRHRPDLINFTSLSKENVFENNELAFQVAEKELGIPALLDAEDMVALKVPDRLSILTYVSQYYNYFHGKSPIGGMAGIKRPASQPSEQPTGKKMISEPTAPSFTKPARQPSPLESKTEPAAPGHSPMVNASPRRVLAEKSNTPHSNCAVCGAHVHLVQRLLVDGKLYHRNCFRCKECSRTLQRGNYTAGLGPGAFLCSQHAGPAPAQGPPAQEIHGEKDPPKTAPGNSGMGLEPMPAASPGVKPSWAFRNNNATRPAAWEPSDSKNNKTSSPSLHRWDPPDQTADQPSTSPSTGSRLKIQQAREKFFQADPPPASFPAGKAEPVRNHSSPFKPSQVPEKTALSRMQVPSHSEKDQARSILSRVLPGPQPSTSQPGAVGSASPRSVASKGNPLPPGSSGSRSPQPQNFLVSRPLNKPAFAEAAGVTETHHPVANLPKDPSYKVGVRADPQNKAKDRSLGPSVNSGRKSDTKVAKARSANVVEEKLGSPEDWRSRLKPVKLPHQVETKTSPKSEDVHKVVINKEVKPGQKDKKPSLSVVSPAVPKAVPLAFQPQKKKLLVPQLDVSSSWQTVKQPWESHPSTAQAGRRNLSKKVVATDQPSAPGTFRKPPSDQALSPTQRHPDYVPEEEIQKEVQRIERDLDRLEQKGISLEKQLRGCEGDDSEDVLMVEWFKLIHEKQLLLRWESELMHKMNQQKLEVKQWDIESELRNLMSKADYLKTPREKAREKELLDSYLDTVNDRNKIVEDLDEDRLRELEEDEMMAAMIKSFGMSQITQENEKKKTKFGLFRILKTKS